A section of the Citrus sinensis cultivar Valencia sweet orange chromosome 8, DVS_A1.0, whole genome shotgun sequence genome encodes:
- the LOC102614637 gene encoding probable CoA ligase CCL6 produces MSETYTVKVEEARPAADGKPSGGPVYRCIYAKDGLLESPAGLESPWQFFCDSAKRIPNNQMLGGRKVSDGKVGPYVWLTYQEVYDAAIRFGSAMRSRGVNPGDRCGIYGSNCPEWIIAMEACNSQAITYVPLYDTLGANAVEFIINHAEVSIAFVQENKIPSILSCLPRCCLYLKTIVSFANVSSSQKKEAEELGVSCFSWEEFLQLGTLDCELPLKKKTDISTIMYTSGTTGEPKGVVLTNQAVVAEVLSVDQMFVVTGKVCSEEDTYFSFLPLAHIYDQIIETHCIHKGCSIGFWRGDVRYLMEDIQELKPTMFSGVPRVYDRIYTGISNKISSGGALSKKLFEFAYNYKLGNMKKGMPQNKAAPLLDSLVFSKIREAFGGRLQAMLSGAAPLPIHVEEFLRVTSGAPLTQGYGLTESCSGCFTSLADVFNMIGTVGVPMTTVEARLESVPEMGYDALSSVPRGEICLRGNTLFSGYYKRPDLTEEVIVDGWFHTGDIGEWQPSGAMKIIDRKKNIFKLSQGEYVAVESIENIYLQCPLTTLIWVYGNSFESFLVAVVVPDRKALEDWAVNHLHEAVDFKSLCENPKARKYVLDELNSTAQKHKLRGFEMLKAVHLEPTPFDIEKDLITPTFKLKRPQLLKYYKDKIDQLYSEAKGSKP; encoded by the exons ATGTCTGAGACCTATACTGTCAAAGTTGAAGAAGCAAGGCCTGCTGCAGATGGCAAGCCGTCGGGCGGCCCGGTTTATCGGTGCATTTATGCCAAAGATGGGTTACTAGAGTCACCGGCCGGTTTGGAGTCTCCATGGCAGTTTTTTTG TGATTCTGCCAAAAGGATTCCAAATAACCAAATGCTGGGTGGACGCAAAGTCAGTGACGGAAAG GTTGGTCCTTATGTGTGGCTCACATACCAAGAGGTCTATGATGCTGCGATTCGTTTCGGTTCCGCCATGAGGAGCCGTGGTGTCAATCCT GGAGATCGTTGCGGTATTTATGGATCTAATTGCCCTGAATGGATTATAGCTATGGAG GCTTGTAATAGCCAGGCCATAACGTATGTACCACTATATGACACCCTAG GTGCTAATGCGGTGGAGTTCATCATCAATCATGCTGAAGTTTCAATAGCTTTTGTTCAGGAGAACAAAATCCCTTCT ATTCTATCTTGCCTTCCAAGGTGTTGTTTGTACTTAAAAA cTATTGTCAGCTTTGCAAATGTTTCTAGCTCACAGAAGAAGGAAGCTGAAGAACTTGGGGTCTCTTGCTTTTCTTGGGAGGAATTTCTACAGTTG GGAACTCTGGATTGTGAACTTCCACTGAAAAAGAAGACTGACATTTCTACAATAATGTATACAAGTGGAACAACAGGAGAACCTAAAGGTGTCGTTCTCACTAATCAGGCTGTTGTAGCAGAAGTACTGAGTGTCGACCAAATGTTTGTGGTTACGGGCAAAGTG TGTTCAGAAGAGGATACATACTTCTCATTCCTTCCTTTGGCCCATATATATGATCAGATCATTGAAACTCATTGCATCCACAAGGGTTGTTCAATAGGATTTTGGCGAGGC GATGTCCGGTATTTGATGGAGGACATCCAGGAACTGAAACCAACAATGTTTTCTGGGGTCCCTAGAGTGTATGACCGTATATACACTG GAATATCCAATAAAATATCATCTGGAGGCGCACTGTCAAAGAAATTGTTTGAATTTGCTTATAACTA CAAGTTGGGAAATATGAAGAAGGGCATGCCACAAAACAAAGCAGCACCACTCTTAGACAGTCTCGTATTCAGTAAG ATAAGGGAAGCTTTTGGAGGAAGACTCCAAGCCATGTTATCTGGTGCAGCACCTTTGCCTATTCATGTAGAGGAGTTCCTACGGGTCACTAGTGGTGCTCCTTTGACACAAGGATATG GTCTTACGGAAAGTTGTAGTGGGTGTTTTACATCCCTAGCCGATGTATTTAATATGATTGGAACTGTTGGTGTCCCTATGACAACTGTTGAAGCAAGGCTTGAGTCCGTGCCAGAGATGGGATACGATGCCCTTTCCAGTGTGCCTCGTGGAGAGATTTGTCTGAGAGGAAATACCTTGTTCTCAGGTTATTACAAGCGGCCAGATCTAACTGAAGAAGTCATTGTTGATGGGTGGTTCCATACCG GTGACATTGGAGAATGGCAACCGAGTGGAGCTATGAAAATAATTGacagaaaaaagaatatatttaagCTTTCTCAAGGAGAATATGTTGCGGTTGAGAGCATTGAGAACATATACTTACAATGCCCCTTGACAACATTG ATATGGGTCTATGGGAACAGTTTCGAATCATTTCTTGTAGCTGTTGTGGTCCCTGATAGAAAGGCACTTGAGGATTGGGCGGTAAACCATCTTCATGAGGCTGTTGATTTTAAATCATTGTGTGAGAACCCTAAGGCAAGGAAATACGTTCTAGATGAGCTCAACAGCACTGCCCAGAAACACAAA CTTAGAGGTTTTGAGATGTTAAAAGCCGTTCATCTCGAACCAACTCCCTTCGACATTGAGAAGGATCTGATTACTCCGACATTTAAACTGAAGAGGCCACAGCTGCTTAAATACTACAAG GACAAGATTGATCAATTGTACAGTGAAGCAAAGGGATCAAAGCCGTGA
- the LOC102614347 gene encoding cold-regulated 413 plasma membrane protein 1, whose protein sequence is MMGQKSYLATRAGGVTSDLISSDMKELVVAAKKLADHSVDAIKLRGLGFGTTFLEWVASFAAIYLLILDRTNWRTNILTGLLIPYIFFCLPSLIFNVFRGDVGKWIAFIAIILRLFFPRHFPDWLEMPAALILLIVVAPSLFASYIRSSWIGVVICLAIACYLLQEHIRASGGFRNSFTKAHGVSNSVGIIILVVYPAWALVLYIL, encoded by the exons ATGATGGGTCAGAAGAGTTATTTGGCCACGAGAGCTGGTGGGGTGACAAGTGATTTGATAAGCTCGGACATGAAAGAGCTTGTTGTGGCTGCAAAGAAGCTGGCTGATCATTCAGTGGATGCCATCAAGCTCCGTGGTTTAGGATTTGGAACCACTTTTCTCGAATGGGTTGCTTCTTTTGCTGCTAT TTATTTGTTGATCTTGGACCGAACAAATTGGAGAACTAACATTCTTACAGGATTGTTGATCCCTTATATCTTCTTTTGTCTTCCTTCACTGATTTTCAACGTATTCAG GGGAGATGTTGGAAAATGGATTGCTTTCATTGCTATTATCTTGCGCCTTTTCTTCCCAAGACATTTCCCAG ATTGGCTGGAAATGCCTGCTGCTTTGATTCTTCTAATAGTGGTTGCTCCCAGTTTATTTGCAAGCTACATAAGAAGCAGCTGGATTGGTGTGGTAATATGTCTTGCCATCGCTTGTTATTTGCTGCAAGAACACATCCGAGCATCTGGTGGCTTTAGAAATTCCTTCACAAAGGCCCATGGCGTTTCAAACTCAGTTGGCATAATCATTCTGGTGGTCTATCCTGCCTGGGCCCTGGTACTTTACATCCTATAG
- the LOC102614935 gene encoding RING-H2 finger protein ATL65: MISLPPAYPPISPTTVYDITSSSSSTSPPSNNNNNNNNTKPPVDFSPPLIAMVVVVATAFLVVTYSRLISRHLLPPLIRIFRRWKRWRRRRRRRYRLPSSNGDPLDSPPFYPSPFNHPIDSFRVYSPYGLDDSVIKTIPLSLFTAKNKTTSKALREARDCAVCLLEFEENDYVRTLPGCSHSFHVDCIDIWLRSHANCPLCRAGIFLTESPFVPIMAARIRPSLDDSSLLQHVTVSLESLSEIQMPTTTAASTNGSEITPCVDDVAVAINNNNFNSEERFNGRDFLLKRSYSFGFERSLASERMVTEAVTASPWRYRRGSFWSKRPSPFGSLTKSRVFSFRHYRGMKSPFLRRRGFFPLSESSVRFSGSSRRSKSMTSPMFPRSSASAFSSSRLRCGDPEALLSPDRFNRR, from the coding sequence ATGATCAGCTTACCCCCCGCATATCCTCCAATCAGCCCGACCACAGTTTACGACATcacgtcgtcgtcgtcgtcaaCATCACCACCGtcgaataataataacaataataataataccaaACCTCCAGTTGACTTCAGCCCGCCGTTGATCGCCATGGTAGTTGTGGTTGCCACCGCGTTTCTAGTCGTCACATACTCCCGCCTTATCTCCCGCCATCTCCTCCCCCCACTCATCCGCATTTTCCGCCGTTGGAAACGCTggcgccgccgccgccgccgccgctaCCGACTCCCTTCCTCCAACGGCGATCCCCTCGACTCCCCGCCCTTCTACCCTTCCCCCTTCAACCATCCAATCGACTCCTTCCGCGTGTACTCCCCTTACGGCCTCGACGACTCCGTTATCAAAACCATCCCTCTCTCCCTCTTCACAGCCAAGAACAAAACGACGTCCAAGGCGTTACGCGAAGCGAGAGACTGCGCCGTTTGTTTGTTGGAGTTCGAAGAGAACGACTACGTCCGGACGCTCCCCGGCTGCTCCCATTCGTTTCACGTGGACTGCATTGATATTTGGCTGAGGTCTCACGCCAACTGTCCCTTATGCCGAGCTGGAATTTTCCTGACGGAGTCTCCGTTTGTTCCCATAATGGCGGCGAGAATCCGGCCGAGTCTCGACGACAGCTCGTTGCTGCAGCACGTGACCGTGTCCCTCGAGTCTCTATCCGAAATCCAAATGCCGACGACGACGGCCGCTTCCACGAACGGTTCTGAAATCACGCCGTGCGTTGATGACGTGGCGGTGGCGATCAACAACAATAACTTCAACTCGGAGGAGAGGTTCAACGGCCgtgattttttgttgaagcGGTCGTATTCGTTTGGATTCGAGCGGAGTCTCGCGTCGGAGAGGATGGTGACGGAGGCGGTAACGGCGTCGCCGTGGCGGTACAGGAGGGGGAGTTTCTGGAGCAAACGGCCGTCTCCGTTTGGCTCGTTGACGAAGTCTAGAGTCTTCTCATTCAGACACTACAGAGGAATGAAATCGCCTTTTTTGAGACGGAGAGGGTTTTTCCCGTTATCAGAGTCGAGCGTGAGATTCTCCGGCTCGTCCCGCCGGAGCAAATCAATGACAAGCCCTATGTTTCCTAGATCGTCGGCGTCGGCATTCTCGTCGAGCCGGCTGCGGTGTGGGGATCCCGAGGCGTTATTATCTCCGGACAGGTTCAACAGAAGGTGA
- the LOC102614058 gene encoding allene oxide synthase 3-like, translated as MASSSTSSPPSNLPLKPIPGDYGLPFFGPIKDRLDYFYFQGQDKFFQDRINKHKSTIFKTNMPPGPFIASNPNVIAVLDAVSFPVLFDTSKVEKRNVLFGTFFPSVSFTGGHRVCAYLDPSEPKHSSLKSFILSTLASKHDKFIPLFKTCVSELFIELEDQMAEKGEANYNTLNDTLAFNFFFRLFCDKNPNDTKIASKGPSFANKWLFPQLAPITTLRLPKFLNPLEDLLLHTFPLPFFVAKSDYQKLYDAFNKFSGPILDDAERFGIQRDEACHNLVFLSTLNAYGGLKTGFPALIKWVGLAGEKLHRQLADEIRTVVKAEGGVTFAALERMALTKSVVYEALRIEPPVPFQYGKAKVDMVIHSHDAAYEIKKGNMIFGYQPFATKDPRVFENPEEFVGHRFVGEGEKLLKYVYWSNGRETEDPTAENKQCPAKNLVVLLSRVFLVEFFHRYDTFTVEAGKLLTGSSATIKSLTKATSI; from the coding sequence ATGGCTTCCTCTTCTACTTCATCACCACCCTCAAATCTTCCACTGAAACCAATCCCAGGTGACTATGGCTTGCCCTTCTTTGGCCCCATTAAAGATCGTCTAGATTACTTCTACTTTCAAGGCCAAGACAAGTTCTTCCAAGACCGAATCAACAAACACAAATCCACAATCTTCAAAACCAACATGCCTCCTGGTCCTTTCATTGCCTCTAACCCTAACGTCATCGCTGTCCTCGATGCCGTCTCCTTCCCCGTCCTCTTCGACACATCCAAAGTCGAAAAACGCAATGTTTTGTTTGGCACTTTCTTCCCTTCCGTGTCCTTCACCGGAGGCCACCGTGTTTGTGCCTATCTTGATCCTTCTGAGCCCAAACATTCTTCTTTGAAATCTTTCATCTTATCTACACTCGCGAGCAAGCACGACAAGTTCATACCCCTCTTTAAAACTTGTGTATCCGAGCTCTTTATCGAGCTTGAAGATCAAATGGCTGAAAAAGGAGAAGCAAATTACAACACCCTTAATGATACATTAGCtttcaacttcttttttcGCTTATTTTGCGACAAAAACCCTAATGATACAAAAATAGCATCAAAAGGTCCAAGTTTTGCTAATAAATGGTTGTTTCCTCAACTTGCACCAATTACGACACTAAGGCTGCCAAAGTTTCTAAACCCTTTAGAAGATTTGTTGTTGCACACATTTCCATTACCGTTCTTTGTTGCAAAATCTGATTATCAGAAACTATACGATGCGTTCAATAAGTTTTCGGGTCCAATTCTTGATGACGCAGAAAGGTTTGGAATTCAAAGAGATGAAGCTTGCCATAACTTAGTATTTTTATCTACTTTGAATGCATATGGTGGACTCAAGACTGGGTTTCCTGCATTGATAAAATGGGTTGGATTGGCTGGAGAAAAGTTACACCGCCAGCTTGCTGATGAAATCAGGACCGTTGTTAAAGCTGAAGGTGGAGTCACTTTTGCTGCCTTAGAGAGGATGGCCTTAACCAAATCAGTTGTTTATGAAGCTTTGAGGATTGAGCCTCCGGTGCCGTTCCAGTACGGAAAGGCTAAAGTTGATATGGTGATCCACAGCCATGACGCAGCTTATGAGATCAAGAAAGGTAATATGATCTTTGGGTATCAGCCGTTTGCTACAAAGGATCCTAGGGTTTTTGAGAATCCCGAGGAGTTTGTGGGCCATAGATTTGTGGGGGAGGGTGAGAAGTTGTTGAAGTATGTTTATTGGTCAAATGGGCGGGAGACGGAGGATCCAACGGCCGAGAATAAGCAGTGTCCCGCCAAGAATCTGGTGGTGCTGCTGTCTAGGGTTTTTCTGGTGGAGTTCTTTCATAGGTATGACACGTTTACTGTTGAGGCTGGGAAGCTGTTGACGGGATCATCTGCAACAATTAAATCCTTGACCAAGGCTACAAGCATCTAA